The following proteins come from a genomic window of Deltaproteobacteria bacterium:
- a CDS encoding RNA-binding protein: MSQKLYVGGLPYSVTDGQLEEIFTEHGTVESATVIADKFTGQSRGFGFVEMSSSEECQKAIDALNGTDLQGRTLTVNEARPQERRSGFGNSGGGGNRRSGGGRPSRW; this comes from the coding sequence ATGAGTCAGAAATTGTACGTGGGCGGTTTGCCCTATTCGGTAACGGATGGCCAGCTCGAGGAAATTTTCACCGAGCACGGGACGGTGGAGTCCGCCACGGTCATCGCGGACAAATTCACCGGCCAGTCGCGCGGCTTCGGTTTCGTGGAGATGAGCTCCAGCGAAGAGTGCCAGAAGGCCATCGACGCTCTCAACGGAACGGATCTCCAGGGCCGGACGCTGACCGTGAACGAGGCACGTCCGCAGGAGCGAAGGTCCGGTTTCGGCAACTCGGGGGGCGGCGGCAACAGACGGTCGGGCGGAGGCAGACCAAGCCGCTGGTAA